In Beggiatoa leptomitoformis, the genomic window TACAAGCCCGTGATTGGGAACGTTACGCAATGATAAAAGCACGGGTTGTGGCGGGTGATAAAAAGGCGGGACAAACCCTTTTAAATATGTTGCGTCCGTTTATTTATCGGCGTTATTTGGATTACAACGCCTTTGAATCATTACGCAATATGAAAGCGATGATAGACCAAGAAGCTAAACGTAAAGGCTTAGAAAATAATATTAAACTGGGTATGGGAGGCATCCGCGAAGTTGAATTTACCTGTCAAACATTTCAGCTCATCCGTGGTGGACGACAGCCCGCACTGCAACAACGGCATTTACTCACTACATTAACACAGCTAGAAAAATATCGTTATTTATCAACAGCTATTGCAACAGGTTTACGCGAAGCCTATTTATTTCTGCGACTTGCCGAAAATCATTTACAAGCGATTGATGACCGTCAAACTCAAACCTTACCCGATGACGCGCTCAATCGCCTGCGTTTAGCGTGGAGTTTAGGGTTTACCGACTGGGCTGATTTTTCCGCTGTCTTAGCCGACCATCAAACACTAGTTCATACGCAATTTCAAACAGTTATCACGCCGTTAGATACTAGCACAGTAAGCGTTGAAAATCCTTGGCAAGCATTTTGGCTACGTGGATTACCTGCAACACCTGATGAAACACAACGGACATTATTAGAATCTACGGGTTATCAACAGCCAGATGAGGCGTTACAACATTTACATCGCGTTGCGCATTCACACGCATTACAAAAGCTGAGTCGGCAAGGACGGGAACGGCTAGATAAGCTCATGCCCTTACTGTTAGAGGTTGTTAGTACCGTAGCACAAAAAGACCTTGCCTTATCACGCTTGCTCGACCTGATTAGTTCTATTGCCCAACGGAGTGTTTATCTATCGTTATTGATTGAACGCCCAATGGTGTTGCAACAGTTGGTGTATTTTTGCGCAAACAGTGCATGGATTGCGGAACAAATTACACGTTATCCGCTGTTAATGGACGAATTATTAGACCATCGTGGTTTGTACGATATGCTCAAACCAAATGAGTTAGATAATGAGTTAAACAATTTACTGCAACATTTACCTGCTGATGATTTGGAAATGCAGATGGATTGTTTGCGCCAATTTAAACGCGCTAATGTGATGCGGGTAGCGACAGAAGAAATTGCGGGCAATATGACCCCAATGATAGCCAGTGATTATCTTGCCGCTATTGCAGATACGCTGGTTAGACGCGCATTGCGGATGGCTTGGGATTATTTAAGCGCGAAGCATGGTAGCCCCCAGTGTATTGTACAAGGGCAAAAACGCCCCGCCCATTTTTGCATTGTCGCTTATGGGAAGGCAGGCGGAATAGAGTTAAGTTATGGCTCTGATTTAGACATTGTTTTTTTGCATGACAGCGAAGGCGATGCACAACAAACAGATGGTGATAAACCGATAGAAAACAGTGTGTTTTTTATCCGACTAGCTCAACGGATTATCCATATTTTAGTAACAAATATGGCGGGGGGGTTATTGTATGAAGTTGACCCGCGTTTACGTCCGGGTGGTGCGTCAGGTCTATTAGTCAGTAGTTTTGATGCCTTCTATCAATATCAACATCAAGCCGCATGGACATGGGAACATCAAGCACTGGTACGAGCGCGAGCAATCGCGGGATATGCTGAATGTTTAGCGCGTTTTGAAACGATTCGTCATGAAATTTTGAGTTTGTCGCGGGACCCTGAAAAATTGCGCTTGGATGTGTTGGAAATGCGCCAGAAAATGCGGAGTAATTTAGATAAAAGCACTACCGATAAGTTTGATATAAAACAAGGTTATGGCGGTATTGTTGATATTGAGTTTATAATTCAATATGCAGCTTTGCGTTGGTCGCATGATTATGCAAATTTACTCACGACAACGGGGGTTATTCCGATGTTAAAACGCCTTGCAGAACATCAGTTAATTCCTGAATTAGCCAGTGAACAGTTAGGCTCGGCATATCATTTATATCGTGCAGAAACGCATCGGCTGGCATTACAAAATCAAGCGGCTTATTTAGAACCCAACGTATTAGTGGAAAATCGCCAACAAGTGCGCCATTGGTGGCAAAAAATTATTTTACTTGAATAGCTTATCTGTAAAAATAGGGATAACACCGCATTAGGCTGTGTTATCCGTTATTCTTCTTTCAAGCAACGCATGTTACAAAGTGCTGATGCTACTTTCAGGAATGGGTTTTACCTCATCACCCGCGCGCACAAAGCCTTGTCCTACCGTAATAAAACGCAATTTTTCAGGTAAGCCCGTTAGCCAAATACCGTCAGTATTTGCACGGGCAAATTTTGCAGGATAAAACACAACTTGATTCTTTTCATCTACGGTTTTAACGCCTAACACTCCCGCATCGTCTAAGGCTAACAATGCCGACGAAACTTTATGCGCCATCACCGTATCCGTTGGAATTTGTAATGTAGCCGTTACCCCTGCAATCAATTGTTTATCTGCATTAGGGACTTCAATTTCTAGTGGAAAGGTGCGCGTTGCCGTTGTAGCTTGTAACGCAGCTAAACGAATTTTTCCTGTGATTTGTTCACCAGTTATTAACACCGCCGTTGCAGGCATACCAACTTTTAATTGCATTCTTTCGCGTTCCGTCACTTCCGTTAAGATAAGAAAAGAGCTTTCATCTATCACTTCTGCAACCATATCACCTGCGCTGACATAATCCCCCACTTCTAACGGTCGCGTTTCTAACATGCCGTCAAATGGCGCACGAATAACGGTGTTTTCTAGGGCAATTTGGGCTTGTTTTAATTGTGTTTTTGCCGATTCTATGGAGGCTAAAACTTCCGTTAGATTCAACTGTGCTTGAAAACCTTTATTGGCTAAGTCTTTTTTAGCGGCATAGTCATTCTCATATTGTTTTACAAGGGCTTGTGCTTCAGTAATACGGTGTTGACGGTCGTTTATAGCCAATTTTGCAATGATGTCCCCCTGTTTAACACGTGAACCGCGTTCAACAGGTAGTTCAATCACACGGGCTTCAATTTCAGCGCGTAATTTCGTGACACGCACAGGGGCTGTGTGTCCTGTTAAGACCAATTCACGGGTGGTTTTTTCCGCTTGTTGCTCACGAACCCGAACTTCTAACGGAGAGGGTTTTGATAGGTTTGAAGGGGTTTTTTCTGCAACTTCTCGGGAGGCAGAGGCTTTGTTAAATTGTCCTGAAGCTAACCATGCAACCAGCGATAAACTCAGGATAATTGCGAGTAGATAGGGGTTTTTGGCAAAAATACGCATTGTTACACACTCATAAAATTTATAATAAAGACAAACACTCAGTTTTTTGATTTATATATGTTATACACGGGTAAAAAAATAAATCTTAATAAACTCAGTGAATTTTAATTAATCATATCATTTAAAATGCCATCATCAAGTCAATAATGGGAATTTATCCGTGCTGGATAGGATGCACTTAATGGAAACTCTAGGCATGAAAGGCTATAGTTAGGCAACTATTTATCTGTCATAGAACAGCTTATTTTTAGAGGAGATAACATGCGTATTGCACTATATGCCACACTTGTTAGCGCGTTTCTATCTACCAGTGTGCAGGCAAAGATTGATTTAGTGACCCTGCCAAATCGGGATAAAACGCAACTGACCATTTATAACAGTGCCGATTTAACCCTTGTGCGTGAACAGCGAACGTTGACGCTGAAACAAGGGATAAATAAATTGGAATTTAGCTGGGTCAATACCTTAATTGACCCGACTTCTGTTTATTTGGATGCACCGCAACATCAAGGGAAAGTGAAATTATTAGAAGTCAGTTACCCGCCTAATGTAGAAGGCTCGGCGGTGTGGACGATTGAATCTTTAGTTGCTGGGGAAGTTCCTGTAGAAATTACGTTTTTTACATCGGGAATTGCATGGCGAGCCTTTTATATGGCAACGCTTGCCCCTGATGAAAAAACCATGCGTTTAGAGAATTATGTCCGTGTGGATAATCGCAGCGGTGAGGATTATACCAATGCACAAACGCGGGTAATCGTAGGACAAATTAACTTACAAGAAGAGATTGCCACCTTAGCGCAACGTAATCCGCCTTATGGTTCACCTACGCCGCTATTACCGCCCTCTCCCGCCCCGATGTTAATGGGCGCAGGCATGATGGAGGACGCTGCCGTTCCCGTGCGTAAAGCAATGCGTTCTGCTATTGCCTCCGCTGAGAAGGCAGAAGCAAAAACGGTGATTAAAGAAGGTCTCTCTGAATATTTTCTCTATACGATTGAAGGGACAGAGACTATTGATGATGGGTGGGGAAAACGCTTGTTATCTTTATCAGTTGAAGATATTCCTGTTAAACCCTTGTATCGTTACGACGAAAGACGTTACGGCAACAATACCCAATACTTTTTGTTTTTCAAAAATGATACGGCACATAAGTTAGGGGAAATTCCCTTGCCAGATGGTCAATTAATGGTTTATCAACAGCTTGCAGAGCAACAGCAATTAAGCTATGTTGGTGAAACCATGAATCAATATATTCCTGTAAACCAAGAAGTTGAATTGAACTTAGGCGCGGCGCGTGAGGTGAAGGTTGAACCTTTATTGTTAGAATATCATACAGCTAACTATATGTTTGACCGTAAAGGAAATATATCGGGTTATGACCGTTTACAAACGTGGCAAGTGAAGTTACAAAATAATCGGGCATTACCTGTCGATATAGAAATTTTCCGCCATCTTGAACACAGTTATTGGACTATTGATAATCCTGCGGATATTGTGGGTAATTATGAGAAATTTGATATAGATACGGTTAAATACCGTTTTACGTTACCCGCAAATACGGAAAAAACCATCAATTACACCCTCACCTTGCGTGAAGGGGAACGTCGTCAAGTGCGTTAAGAATTAAATAGGGGGAATATCATGATGAAACGCATGAAAAAAGCGTGCATTGCATTATTAGTTGTTGGTTTATGTGGCATACAGCCCGCATGGGCGCGAATTAAACTGGTTGCATTGCCTGAGCGTGAAGCAACGTTAGTGCGTTTAGATAATCCAAGCGCGACACTGTTGGCAGAAGAACGGGTATTAACCCTGCAAGCGGGGGTAAATCAAGTTGATTTTTCGTGGCAAGGTGTAGAAATTCAACCCGATTCTATTCGTTTAATGGTGTTGGAAGAACCCCAAGCCGTAAAAATTCTAAGCGTCAGTTATCCACCGAATGAACCCGCGTTAATGTGGGAAATTGCAAGCCCTGTCGGGCAACAAGTGCGTGTTCGTATTAATTACTTGTTAAATTATATTGACCGATTAGTCACTTATCAAGCTGTTGTCAATAAAGACGAAACGGCATTGGATTTAACTTCTTTTTTAGTCTTACGCAACTTTTCAGGGGAAAATCTGGTTACAACGCGGTTTCTCTTAGATTATGGTTCTGCGTTTGAAAGTAGCGTGCAAACAGGCGAGACCAAACGGATGCAATTTTTTGACGCGCCCGCCTTGCCCATTCAAAAACGCTTTACCTTTGATGCGAGTGTCTTACCGTGGAATCCGAAAGATGTCGGCAATAATGTTGGCATTCCTGTACATTATGAAATCCACAACACAGTCGAAAAAGGCTTGGGAAAACATGCGTTATGGAATGGAAAAACCCGTGTGTTTAGTGATGATGGACATGGGAGTAGCATTTTTTTAGGTGAAGATAACGCGACATTTACACCGGTTGGGCAGATATTGCGCCTAACAACAGGGCAAAGTCGTGATGTTGTCGTGACCCAGAAGAAAATGAAAGAAACTATTTCCAATGAAAAACGCAATGATCATAATCAACGGGTTTTGTATGATATCGACGTGGATATGCAGGTGGAAATTGAAAACTTTAAAGCCCAACCTGCACTGTTAACTTTACGTGAACCCATGCCGACAGAATGGGAAATGCGGCAGTTTTCTCATCCTTATCAACGCAAACATAATCAAGAAATTACCTTTGAAGTGGAAATACCCGCTAAAGGAAAAACATTGGTTAATTATGGTTATACGCAACGCAATATACAGAATTAATACGGTTGATAATGTCAATATCATTAGGGTGTGTCATCAAGTAACATCATTGAATGATAACTGAATCCCTTTTATTCCTAGCCCTGCCCATTCATGGAAAGGGTTAGGATTAGAAACGTTTCTCCCTTTCCCATTTTAAGGAAGATACTTTTTTTATCCTTCAGACAATGCTTGCGGATTATTTTTAGTCGGTTTTTTGACACAATAAAGGATATGGCATGGTTAACGCTGGTTCTGTAACACTCTTAGTCGTGGATGACATGCCCGATAATGTGGCTGTTCTCTTTGGTTTTTTACGTAATGCAGGTTTTACAGTATTGGTTGCGCAAGATGGTGAAGCCGCAATACAGGTATTAGAACATGCTCGCCCTGATTTAATTTTATTAGATGTGATGATGCCCGGTATGGACGGGTTTATGGTGTGTCAACGCTTAAAAAGTGATGAAAATACGCGCGAAATTCCAATTATTTTCATGACCGCTTTAACAGATACTGTTGATAAAGTTAAAGGATTTAAGTTAGGCGCGGCTGATTATATTACTAAACCGATTCATCATGAAGAAGTATTAGCCCGTATTAATGCCCATGTACAGTTACGTCAGCAACAACAATATATTCAAATACAAAATAATGAGTTACAGGTTAGAAATAAAGAGTTAGATACATTTGCCCACATGGTTGCGCATGATTTAAAAAATCCACTCAATGGGATTATCATGATTACCCGCTTGTTACATGAATGTTTGCCTGCGGGGACAGTTGTCGATGGTAAAGTCCAAGAGCGTTTAGCCGTTATAGAACGTGCTGGCGATAAAATGCTAAGTATTATTAATGCATTATTGTTATTAGCGGGTGTGTCAAATCAGAAACAAGTAGAAATGCATCCTGTGGATATGCACCAAATTATTGCCCCTATGGTGCAAAACCGATTAGCACAATTGGTAAAATTATATAATGCTCATATTACCTTACCTGAACAGTGGTGTATTGCACTGGGTTATACGCCATGGATTGAAGAGGTATGGGTTAATTATTTGAGCAATGGCTTAAAATATGGGGGAACCCCGCCACAATTAGTTATCGGCTCTGATTTATTGGCAAATGGTATGGTACGTTTTTGGGTACGTGACAGTGGGCAAGGTCTAACACCGCAAGAACAAAATCGCTTATTTACCCCCTTTACCCGCTTACAAACCAGTCGTGTTGATGGACATGGCATAGGCTTATCAATTGTTAAACAAATTGTGGAAAAATTGGGCGGGACAGTTGGGGTAGAAAGTGAGAAAGGACAGGGCAGTCTCTTTTATTTCACCCTGCCTGCTTGTAACTAACGGAAAATAAAATATTCTGGGGAGGTTCTTTTGTCTTTGTTTTTGGTGACCCTTGCAATTTTTAGTGCCTTGCTCTCAAGTGTGGTTTCTTTAGGGGCTGATCGTTACTCTGTATTATTACGTTATGGTTCTTTTATTTTTCTCGGAATAACAGGTATTTGCGCAATTATAGGGGGTGGTTTAGTCTTAAATGATAATGAACCGATTATTACCCAATTTCCCTTAGGATTGCCTTGGCTCGCATGGCATGTGCGTTTAGACCCATTAGCTGGTTTTTTTTGCATCATCATTGGCATTGTTACTACCGCTGTGAGTTTGTATGCTCCCGGTTATGTTCGTGAGTTTACGCATGGGCAATATCCGCTGTCTGTCTTAGGCTTGTTTACGGGCTTATTTATCGCGGGTATGTTGCTGGTTTTAATAGCTGATGACGCATTTTTCTTTATGATTGCTTGGGAAATTATGTCCCTAGCCAGTTATTTTTTAGTCGCTTATCAACATCTACAATCGGCAAATCGTCGTGCTGCGTTTTTATATTTACTGATGGCGCACGTTGGCGCGCTCTCTATCCTGATGGCATTTAGTGTGTTGGCGAATGTAGGGGATGGATTGAGTTTTGATGCTATGCGTAGTGCGCATATTGCCCCCTTGTGGGGAGATATTGTTTTTGGATTAGCACTGTTTGGATTTGGGATGAAAGCGGGGCTTATTCCTATTCATGCGTGGTTACCTGAAGCGCATCCCGTTGCCCCCTCGCATATTTCTGCCTTAATGAGTGGGGTAATGCTCAAAGTAGCGATTTATGGCTTAATCCGTGTTAGCTTTGATTTAATTGATAAACCGCATTGGAGTTGGGGCGTTATTTTATTAATTGTGGGGGCTGCATCTGCGGTATTAGGGATTTTATACGCACTCATGCAAAACGATGTTAAACGCTTGCTTGCGTATTCATCCATTGAAAATGTTGGGATTATTTGCATTGCATTAGGCTTAAGTCTGTTATTTATTGCCATTGGTCGCCCATTAATTGGCTCACTCGCGCTACTTGCCGCACTTTACCATGCGTTAAATCATGCTGTTTTTAAAGGGTTATTATTTTTGGGTGCGGGTGCAATTATTCATACTACCCATGAAAAAGACTTAGAACGCATGGGGGGCTTGCTCAAACGCCTACCCTACACAGGGTTTTTCTTTTTAATCGGTGTACTCTCCATTTCGGCACTGCCGCCATTTAATGGATTTGTTTCAGAATGGCTGATTTTTCAAGCGGCCTTACAAGCACCTAGCCTTGATAGTGGTGTTCTGCGGGCATTAATTCCCCTCAGTGCGGCATTACTCGCCTTAACGAGCGCGCTATCAGTTGCCTGTTTTGTCAAACTTTATGGCATTGCTTTTTTAGGACAACCGCGCACCCGTCACGTCAAACATGCACGTGAAACCAGTTGGGGTATGAAGGTAGGACAGGGATTATTAGCGGTTCTCTGTTTGTTATTAGGCATTTTACCAACGAATCTCATCAGTTTTATCGATACTATTCCTCAAAATTTACTGGGGGTTGGATTACCCAGTGCTTCAGCGGGCGGGTGGTTATGGCTCACGCCTATCGCTCCGCATGTTGCTTCCTATTCCGCTCCCTTGGTTATCCTTTCTATTGCGATGGTTTGGGCGTTGGTATATCTATTTTTACGGGGACGGAAAAAAACCCGCCTCACCCGTCCGTGGGAATGCGGTTTTGGCGAGCCGACTGCTCGGATGCAATACACCGCAACTGCTTTTGCGATGCCCATACGGCGAATTTTTAAACCTATTTGGCGTATAGATGAATCTATTGAAGAAAGTAAAAACAAGACGTTATACAGTAGTGCAATTCGTTATCAACTGAGTATTACTGACCATTCATGGACAGCCTTATATGAACCGATTGGACGCACCGTATTGTTTATTTCTCGTCTGGTGAGCCGTTTACAAACGGGTAACATACGGGTTTATCTTGCTTATTCATTTTTTACTTTAATTATTTTGTTATGGGTTATTACCTAAATCAGCGTGGATTTACTTTATTAGAAATGCTGGTTGTTTTAATTATCAGCAGTTTTGTCAGTGTGTTATTAATGCAAGGCTTAGGGTTTATATTGCAATTACAAGGACGTTTTGTTGAACAACTAGAAGATTTACAAGAAGGTGCATTACAAGAATATTGGTTTCGTAGTACCGTCAGCAGTACACTTGCCGATTATAAAGATATAGAACCTAATCATGTTTTTCAGGGAGATAGCACGCATTTTAGTGGCTTGACCGTTGCGGGGTTAGACGCAGACGCAGGTGTGCCGACGGTATTTTCATGGACGTTAAATCATGTTGCTGACACAGTCGTCTTACAATACCAACAAACATCAAATGAAGTCGCTTGGCAAGTTGCTCAATGGCAAGGGAATGAGGGAGAATTTCGTTATCTTACACGGGATGGACAATGGTTTGAGCAGTGGCCGCCTAAAACATTAGGGGTAGAAGCCCCTCAACTGCCCCGTGCTATTTTGTTATCAGGCAAACGCCGACAGCAATCATTTGCTTGGATAGTGCCTTTATTGGCAAAAGACCAAACACCGATTGATTATCGTTTACTTGAAGATAATTCAGAGTGATGCCTGATAAACTAAAGTTGTTATGAATGTAGTGTGGATAACACGGTTTAAAACGGTGTTATCCATCTGCTTGCGCGCCATATTAACAAAGAAAGATTTAATTTTTAAATAAAATCCTTATATTGCCGCTTGTAACCGTGCTAATGGTCTATCCAAAATGGGTAAATGTACAATTGTGGAAATAACCGCTAACGCAATAGAAAGTAACCAAATAATATCGTAAGACCCTGTCTGTTCAAAGACATAACCGCCTAACCACGCGCCTAAAAAACTGCCCACTTGATGGCTAAAAAACACAATTCCGAATAACATCGCAAAATATTGTGTGCCAAAAATGCGCGCAACGAGACCACTGGTTAATGGCACCGTTCCTAACCATAAAAAGCCCATGGTAGCTGCAAAAATCAATGCAGAATAATGTGTTATTGGTAAATAAATAAACAAGCTAAGAACAATCGCCCGAATAAAATATAACCAACTCAACACATATTTTTGTCGATAACGTCCGCCTAACCAACCAAAGGCATAAGAACCTAAAATATTAAAAAAACCGATTAGCGCAAGGGCTGTCGCGCCTGTCATTGGTGTTAAACCCTTATCAGTTAAGTAACTGGGTAAATGTATTGCGATAAATGCCACGTGAAAACCACAGACAAAAAACCCCAGATTTAACAACCAAAACCCGCTATGTGTATGTGCTTCTCGTAACGCCATTTTTAATGATTGTTCAATACTGTTTTGAGTGCGGGCGGGTTTATCCTGCGCAAATCCTAAGGCTAATAAGGGCATTAATAAGGCAGATAATGCCATTACGACAAAGGTACTTATCCATCCTGTCGTGGATAACAAGGCTTGTCCCGCAGGAACAAAAATAAACATGCCAAATGAACCGCCTGCGGTAACAATGCCCAATGCTAAACTACGCCGTTCTGCACTGACAGCACGCCCAACCGCTCCCAACACAACCGCAAAAGTAACGCCACTTAATCCAAGCCCAACCAACATGCCTAATGTCAATTGCAACGTCAGTGCGTTATAACTGAGTGTCGTGAGTAATAAACCTACGCTATACAATAACCCACTGACAAACATAATACGCATACTGCCGTAACGGTCAGCGAAATAGCCAACAAACGGTTGAACAACCCCCCACAATAAATTTTGCATGGCAAGTGCTAAGCCCACCATTTCCCGACTCATATTTAAATCTAGCGTTATAGGGCGGAGAAATATGCCAAAAGTTTGGCGAATCCCCATGCTGATGGAGACCAATAAAACTCCACAGATTAAGATTGATATAATGTTGCGCTGTGACATCTGATATAACTCACCGTGTT contains:
- the glnE gene encoding bifunctional [glutamate--ammonia ligase]-adenylyl-L-tyrosine phosphorylase/[glutamate--ammonia-ligase] adenylyltransferase produces the protein MNIKDKIILLPALLQIEAQRLWEDFCQRATPAQQQLIERQATIAETLPLVWACSPFVARHCVQYPQLLEELINTGDLFTPPEAYPSHLDDFLGETLDEISLMQKLRLFRRREMVRIAWRDLTGWASVEETLKSLSNLADALIDGSLTRLYTQLCKQFGTPCDKEGIPQSLIVLGMGKLGGQELNFSSDIDLIFVYPQGGETVGGIGRARDNQEFFTRLGQQLINSLHTITADGFVFRVDMRLRPFGDSGSLVLNFNAVEEYYQLQARDWERYAMIKARVVAGDKKAGQTLLNMLRPFIYRRYLDYNAFESLRNMKAMIDQEAKRKGLENNIKLGMGGIREVEFTCQTFQLIRGGRQPALQQRHLLTTLTQLEKYRYLSTAIATGLREAYLFLRLAENHLQAIDDRQTQTLPDDALNRLRLAWSLGFTDWADFSAVLADHQTLVHTQFQTVITPLDTSTVSVENPWQAFWLRGLPATPDETQRTLLESTGYQQPDEALQHLHRVAHSHALQKLSRQGRERLDKLMPLLLEVVSTVAQKDLALSRLLDLISSIAQRSVYLSLLIERPMVLQQLVYFCANSAWIAEQITRYPLLMDELLDHRGLYDMLKPNELDNELNNLLQHLPADDLEMQMDCLRQFKRANVMRVATEEIAGNMTPMIASDYLAAIADTLVRRALRMAWDYLSAKHGSPQCIVQGQKRPAHFCIVAYGKAGGIELSYGSDLDIVFLHDSEGDAQQTDGDKPIENSVFFIRLAQRIIHILVTNMAGGLLYEVDPRLRPGGASGLLVSSFDAFYQYQHQAAWTWEHQALVRARAIAGYAECLARFETIRHEILSLSRDPEKLRLDVLEMRQKMRSNLDKSTTDKFDIKQGYGGIVDIEFIIQYAALRWSHDYANLLTTTGVIPMLKRLAEHQLIPELASEQLGSAYHLYRAETHRLALQNQAAYLEPNVLVENRQQVRHWWQKIILLE
- a CDS encoding efflux RND transporter periplasmic adaptor subunit, whose product is MRIFAKNPYLLAIILSLSLVAWLASGQFNKASASREVAEKTPSNLSKPSPLEVRVREQQAEKTTRELVLTGHTAPVRVTKLRAEIEARVIELPVERGSRVKQGDIIAKLAINDRQHRITEAQALVKQYENDYAAKKDLANKGFQAQLNLTEVLASIESAKTQLKQAQIALENTVIRAPFDGMLETRPLEVGDYVSAGDMVAEVIDESSFLILTEVTERERMQLKVGMPATAVLITGEQITGKIRLAALQATTATRTFPLEIEVPNADKQLIAGVTATLQIPTDTVMAHKVSSALLALDDAGVLGVKTVDEKNQVVFYPAKFARANTDGIWLTGLPEKLRFITVGQGFVRAGDEVKPIPESSISTL
- a CDS encoding DUF4139 domain-containing protein gives rise to the protein MRIALYATLVSAFLSTSVQAKIDLVTLPNRDKTQLTIYNSADLTLVREQRTLTLKQGINKLEFSWVNTLIDPTSVYLDAPQHQGKVKLLEVSYPPNVEGSAVWTIESLVAGEVPVEITFFTSGIAWRAFYMATLAPDEKTMRLENYVRVDNRSGEDYTNAQTRVIVGQINLQEEIATLAQRNPPYGSPTPLLPPSPAPMLMGAGMMEDAAVPVRKAMRSAIASAEKAEAKTVIKEGLSEYFLYTIEGTETIDDGWGKRLLSLSVEDIPVKPLYRYDERRYGNNTQYFLFFKNDTAHKLGEIPLPDGQLMVYQQLAEQQQLSYVGETMNQYIPVNQEVELNLGAAREVKVEPLLLEYHTANYMFDRKGNISGYDRLQTWQVKLQNNRALPVDIEIFRHLEHSYWTIDNPADIVGNYEKFDIDTVKYRFTLPANTEKTINYTLTLREGERRQVR
- a CDS encoding sensor histidine kinase, whose protein sequence is MVNAGSVTLLVVDDMPDNVAVLFGFLRNAGFTVLVAQDGEAAIQVLEHARPDLILLDVMMPGMDGFMVCQRLKSDENTREIPIIFMTALTDTVDKVKGFKLGAADYITKPIHHEEVLARINAHVQLRQQQQYIQIQNNELQVRNKELDTFAHMVAHDLKNPLNGIIMITRLLHECLPAGTVVDGKVQERLAVIERAGDKMLSIINALLLLAGVSNQKQVEMHPVDMHQIIAPMVQNRLAQLVKLYNAHITLPEQWCIALGYTPWIEEVWVNYLSNGLKYGGTPPQLVIGSDLLANGMVRFWVRDSGQGLTPQEQNRLFTPFTRLQTSRVDGHGIGLSIVKQIVEKLGGTVGVESEKGQGSLFYFTLPACN
- the hyfB gene encoding hydrogenase 4 subunit B, translated to MSLFLVTLAIFSALLSSVVSLGADRYSVLLRYGSFIFLGITGICAIIGGGLVLNDNEPIITQFPLGLPWLAWHVRLDPLAGFFCIIIGIVTTAVSLYAPGYVREFTHGQYPLSVLGLFTGLFIAGMLLVLIADDAFFFMIAWEIMSLASYFLVAYQHLQSANRRAAFLYLLMAHVGALSILMAFSVLANVGDGLSFDAMRSAHIAPLWGDIVFGLALFGFGMKAGLIPIHAWLPEAHPVAPSHISALMSGVMLKVAIYGLIRVSFDLIDKPHWSWGVILLIVGAASAVLGILYALMQNDVKRLLAYSSIENVGIICIALGLSLLFIAIGRPLIGSLALLAALYHALNHAVFKGLLFLGAGAIIHTTHEKDLERMGGLLKRLPYTGFFFLIGVLSISALPPFNGFVSEWLIFQAALQAPSLDSGVLRALIPLSAALLALTSALSVACFVKLYGIAFLGQPRTRHVKHARETSWGMKVGQGLLAVLCLLLGILPTNLISFIDTIPQNLLGVGLPSASAGGWLWLTPIAPHVASYSAPLVILSIAMVWALVYLFLRGRKKTRLTRPWECGFGEPTARMQYTATAFAMPIRRIFKPIWRIDESIEESKNKTLYSSAIRYQLSITDHSWTALYEPIGRTVLFISRLVSRLQTGNIRVYLAYSFFTLIILLWVIT
- a CDS encoding PulJ/GspJ family protein produces the protein MGYYLNQRGFTLLEMLVVLIISSFVSVLLMQGLGFILQLQGRFVEQLEDLQEGALQEYWFRSTVSSTLADYKDIEPNHVFQGDSTHFSGLTVAGLDADAGVPTVFSWTLNHVADTVVLQYQQTSNEVAWQVAQWQGNEGEFRYLTRDGQWFEQWPPKTLGVEAPQLPRAILLSGKRRQQSFAWIVPLLAKDQTPIDYRLLEDNSE
- a CDS encoding MFS transporter, producing MSQRNIISILICGVLLVSISMGIRQTFGIFLRPITLDLNMSREMVGLALAMQNLLWGVVQPFVGYFADRYGSMRIMFVSGLLYSVGLLLTTLSYNALTLQLTLGMLVGLGLSGVTFAVVLGAVGRAVSAERRSLALGIVTAGGSFGMFIFVPAGQALLSTTGWISTFVVMALSALLMPLLALGFAQDKPARTQNSIEQSLKMALREAHTHSGFWLLNLGFFVCGFHVAFIAIHLPSYLTDKGLTPMTGATALALIGFFNILGSYAFGWLGGRYRQKYVLSWLYFIRAIVLSLFIYLPITHYSALIFAATMGFLWLGTVPLTSGLVARIFGTQYFAMLFGIVFFSHQVGSFLGAWLGGYVFEQTGSYDIIWLLSIALAVISTIVHLPILDRPLARLQAAI